The Pseudonocardia broussonetiae DNA segment TGTACGAGCAGGTCGTGAGCCAGATCCAGGAGTGGATCACCGAGAACGGGCTCGAGGTCGGGCAGCGCCTGCCCCCCGAGCGCGAGCTCGCCGCGCGCCTCGGGGTGAGCCGGGCGACGGTCAGCCAGGCGCTCGTGGCGATGGAGGTCGTCGGCATCGTGGCGGTGCGCCACGGCGACGGCGTGATCCTGGTCGAGCCCGTCGGCGGCTCGGCGAAGATCGTCAGCGCCCTGCGCCGGCACGCGCAGCAGCTCCCGGAGATCATCGACGCCCGCGAGGCGCTCGAGACCAAGATCGCCGCGCTGGCCGCCGAGCGCCGCACCGACGACGACCTCGCGGCCATCGAGGCCTCGCTCGACGAGATGGAGCGCGACATCGCCGCGGGTGGCCGGGGTGTCGAGGGCGACGAGCAGTTCCACGCCGCCGTCACCGCCGCGGCCCACTCGGGCCTGCTCGGCCGGCTGATGGACGAGATCAGCGACCTCATCAAGGAGACCCGCATCGCCTCGCTGTCGCGCCCGGACCGCCCGCGCGACGCGCTGGGCGGGCACCGCCGCGTCACCGAGGCGATCCGCGCGCGCGACCCCTTCGAGGCCGCGCGGGCGATGCAGGAGCACGTCGCCACCGTCAGCG contains these protein-coding regions:
- a CDS encoding FadR/GntR family transcriptional regulator; the encoded protein is MSVEGTLRPVVRPRLYEQVVSQIQEWITENGLEVGQRLPPERELAARLGVSRATVSQALVAMEVVGIVAVRHGDGVILVEPVGGSAKIVSALRRHAQQLPEIIDAREALETKIAALAAERRTDDDLAAIEASLDEMERDIAAGGRGVEGDEQFHAAVTAAAHSGLLGRLMDEISDLIKETRIASLSRPDRPRDALGGHRRVTEAIRARDPFEAARAMQEHVATVSDVVQRGPAR